One window of the Onychostoma macrolepis isolate SWU-2019 chromosome 21, ASM1243209v1, whole genome shotgun sequence genome contains the following:
- the rln1 gene encoding prorelaxin H1 has protein sequence MENHQKAAAPGTPAVFLHKLVLMLCVKMFGVFSALLLVCVCGVCVRGSADLPRDFGVKLCGREFIRAVIFTCGGSRWRRSASQPGQLLLDRDEELSPSLSDLLSVLSDTHTGDRKRETGDRRRRNFSLGLAGMCCNQGCTKNDIGRLC, from the exons ATGGAGAATCATCAGAAAGCAGCGGCTCCAGGAACTCCAGCAGTGTTTCTTCATAAACTCGTGTTAATGTTGTGTGTGAAGATGTTCGGCGTGTTCTCGGCGCTtctgctggtgtgtgtgtgtggggtgtgTGTGCGCGGGAGCGCGGATTTACCGAGAGATTTCGGAGTGAAACTCTGCGGCCGCGAGTTCATCAGAGCCGTGATCTTCACCTGCGGAGGATCCCGGTGGAGGAGAAGCGCCTCTCAGCCCG GTCAGCTGCTGCTGGACAGAGATGAAGAGCTCAGCCCGTCTCTCTCAGATCTGCTGTCCGTTCTGAGCGACACACACACCGGCGACCGGAAGAGAGAAACCGGCGACCGGCGGAGGCGGAACTTCTCTCTGGGACTGGCGGGAATGTGCTGCAATCAGGGCTGCACTAAAAACGACATCGGCCGCCTGTGCTGA